In the bacterium BMS3Abin14 genome, one interval contains:
- the tkt gene encoding transketolase, giving the protein MDIENLSINTLRMLAVDAVQKANSGHPGMPMGAAPMACVLWTDILKHNPGNPKWPDRDRFVLSAGHGSMLLYALLYLTGYDLSLDDLKNFRQWGSRTPGHPEVHMTPGVETTTGPLGQGIANAVGMAIAEEHLAARFNRPGFTLVDHYTYVIAGDGDLMEGISSEACSLAGHLGLGKLVLLYDDNHISIEGSTELAFTENRLERFDAYGWHTQEVPDGNDTAAIRTAIQNARKNTDRPSIIAVRTHIGFGSPNKQDTSAAHGSPLGEEEVILTKRNLGWPTDQTFFVPDEAMRHFRACLEKGSALEEKWKGFFASYERKFPEMSDQWRQMWSADLPRGWEEALPELSGEDMASRAASGKVINALAPVLPRLLGGSADLAPSNNTWIKGEAAFSREDRSGRNFHFGVREHGMGGIANGMALHGALHPYIGTFLIFSDYMKPAIRLASLEKCPVTYIFTHDSIGLGEDGPTHQPIEQLAALRSIPGLIDLRPADASETAQAWKVALEAEGPAALILTRQKLRSIDRTNAPPASEIARGAYILSDPSEEPRAIIFAGGSEISPALEAVKLLGNSDIPVRLVNVVSFELFNRQPDKYRDEVLLSGITARLAVEAASPFGWERFVGIEGRIIGINRFGASAPGNVNMEKFGFTAGNIAGAVRGLLAE; this is encoded by the coding sequence ATGGATATTGAAAACCTTTCCATCAACACCCTTCGCATGCTGGCGGTGGACGCAGTTCAGAAGGCCAATTCCGGACATCCCGGCATGCCCATGGGCGCGGCCCCCATGGCCTGCGTTCTGTGGACGGATATACTGAAACACAACCCGGGCAACCCAAAATGGCCGGACCGTGACCGCTTCGTCCTCTCGGCAGGACACGGGTCCATGCTCCTGTACGCCCTTCTCTATCTCACCGGATACGACCTGTCGCTGGATGACCTGAAAAACTTCCGCCAGTGGGGATCCCGGACCCCGGGTCATCCCGAGGTGCACATGACCCCGGGGGTAGAAACCACCACCGGGCCCCTGGGACAGGGGATCGCCAACGCAGTCGGGATGGCCATCGCCGAAGAGCACCTGGCCGCCCGCTTCAATCGGCCCGGCTTCACCCTGGTCGACCACTATACCTACGTCATTGCCGGAGACGGGGATCTCATGGAGGGCATCTCGTCAGAGGCATGCTCCCTTGCCGGACATCTCGGCCTGGGAAAGCTCGTATTGCTTTACGACGATAATCATATATCCATAGAAGGTTCAACCGAACTTGCCTTCACCGAGAACCGGCTGGAACGATTTGACGCTTATGGATGGCACACACAGGAGGTCCCGGACGGGAACGACACGGCGGCAATCCGCACGGCCATTCAAAACGCCAGGAAGAACACTGACCGGCCTTCCATCATCGCCGTTCGCACCCACATCGGGTTCGGGAGCCCAAACAAGCAGGACACCTCGGCGGCCCACGGGTCCCCTCTCGGGGAGGAAGAGGTCATCTTGACCAAGAGGAACCTTGGATGGCCCACAGACCAGACTTTTTTCGTCCCGGATGAGGCCATGAGACATTTTCGCGCCTGTCTGGAAAAGGGCTCAGCCCTCGAGGAAAAATGGAAGGGCTTTTTTGCCAGCTACGAAAGAAAATTTCCTGAGATGTCGGACCAGTGGCGTCAGATGTGGAGCGCCGATCTTCCCCGGGGGTGGGAGGAGGCCCTCCCCGAACTTTCGGGTGAGGATATGGCCAGCCGGGCCGCCTCGGGGAAGGTAATAAATGCCCTGGCCCCGGTCCTGCCCCGCCTCCTGGGCGGATCAGCCGACCTTGCTCCCTCCAATAATACATGGATCAAGGGTGAGGCTGCTTTTTCAAGGGAGGATCGATCAGGAAGGAATTTTCACTTCGGGGTCCGGGAACACGGAATGGGAGGCATCGCCAACGGCATGGCCCTGCATGGTGCTCTGCATCCGTACATCGGTACGTTTCTCATCTTCTCCGACTACATGAAACCGGCCATACGGCTGGCCAGCCTCGAAAAATGTCCTGTTACCTACATCTTCACCCACGACAGTATCGGCCTGGGCGAGGACGGGCCAACTCATCAGCCGATTGAACAGCTTGCCGCGCTGCGATCCATTCCAGGCCTCATCGACCTTCGCCCCGCCGACGCCTCTGAGACAGCGCAAGCCTGGAAGGTGGCCCTCGAGGCCGAGGGTCCCGCGGCCCTCATCCTGACCAGGCAGAAGCTGAGATCCATCGATCGAACGAACGCTCCTCCGGCAAGTGAGATCGCCAGGGGCGCATATATTCTATCGGATCCATCCGAAGAACCGCGTGCCATCATTTTCGCCGGCGGGTCTGAGATCAGTCCGGCCCTGGAGGCGGTAAAACTTCTCGGAAACAGCGACATTCCCGTCCGTCTGGTTAACGTGGTGAGCTTCGAGCTTTTCAATCGACAGCCGGATAAGTACAGGGATGAGGTCCTCCTTTCCGGAATCACCGCCAGACTGGCTGTTGAGGCGGCTTCCCCATTCGGCTGGGAGCGCTTCGTCGGTATTGAAGGAAGGATTATCGGCATCAACCGGTTCGGCGCAT